The following are from one region of the Vanessa atalanta chromosome 5, ilVanAtal1.2, whole genome shotgun sequence genome:
- the LOC125064180 gene encoding elongation of very long chain fatty acids protein-like, whose translation MSADVGIRFPVWDLSKSQYEETDFLPLMSTPGPVMVILAVYLLYVLKIGPALMVKREPYKLTTVLLLYNAIQVAYSIYLVQKYFRHLLQHGLVPKTCFINQESERNEILFSIWLYFAAKVSELLDTVFFVLRKKDNQITFLHLYHHSIMMIGTWAYLKYWPSDTLFFIGFLNSLVHVFMYTYYGLSALGPRVAKYIFWKKYMTKFQLVQFVCIIIHYIAAVRNSECPPSSGVATFIGTNTAFFLILFLHFYRQSYNRRKNISNENVSATKCNKEL comes from the exons ATGTCTGCGGATGTTGGAATACGATTTCCAGTTTGGGACTTGAGTAAGAGCCAAT ATGAAGAAACGGATTTTCTACCGCTCATGTCAACGCCTGGACCGGTGATGGTGATTTTagcagtttatttattatacgtacTGAAGATTGGACCAGCTTTAATGGTAAAGAGAGAACCCTATAAATTGACAACAGTACTGCTGCTATACAACGCAATCCAAGTAGCTTATTCCATATATTTAGTTCAAAAG tattttagacACTTATTACAACACGGGCTAGTGCCGAAGACTTGTTTCATAAACCAAGAGTCCGAACGGAACGAG ATTCTCTTTAGTATTTGGTTGTATTTCGCGGCCAAAGTTTCGGAACTTTTAGACACAGTATTCTTTGTCCTTCGTAAAAAGGATAACCAGATCACCTTCCTCCATCTCTACCACCACTCCATAATGATGATTGGAACCTGGGCCTATTTGAAATACTGGCCTTCGGACACATTATTCTTCATCGGATTCCTCAATTCCTTGGTTCACGTGTTCATGTATACTTACTATGGTCTATCCGCTTTGGGACCGAGAGTTGCCAAATACATCTTTTGGAAGAAATACATGACGAAATTTCAGTTG GTACAGTTCGTATGCATTATAATACACTACATCGCAGCTGTTCGAAACTCGGAATGCCCGCCGTCAAGTGGGGTAGCGACTTTCATTGGTACCAATACCGCGTTCTTCCTAATTCTATTTCTACATTTCTACAGACAGAGTTATAACAGACGGAAGAATATATCGAATGAAAATGTCAGTGCTACGAAatgtaataaagaattatag